One Trichormus variabilis 0441 genomic window, TGTCTCAACAGAAAATCTGGGCGCGTAAGTCCTATTTAAGTTAAGCGAGCATGACTTTATTAAAATATATAACGTTAATTAATTTACTGTTTGAATTGTATTAAGCTTATGCAACAATCTTAATTAAATCTTAATAATAAATTTCAATAAAATTACATTAACCTGCAAATGCGTTTTCACCTTCACCAAGCAGGATTTTTTGTTCTTATTGCTATCCACTTTTCTAGATTTCTGGTAAGAAATAAAGATAGGGCAAAATATCACAAGCAAAGTCGAACTAAATTTCACTTTAGGCGCTAAAAAGCATTTTCTACCATGAAATTCCGAGAGAACGCGCCTACACGAGCCAGTAAAACCAGACAGGGACTCTCGCATGAATATCAACCCAGTAGATTCAGCCATCAAGTTGAAGCAGCAGTCGCATCCGCATATTCTTTTTGGGACAGAGGTAGATGAACACAGCAGTGGCGAACAATTATTACTGAGTATGTATGATTCTGTGCAGACATCTATATTTGTGGTGGATGTTCTACAAGATGGAGATTTTCAGTATGTAGCACTCAATCCCACCCATGAAAGATGGGTAGGGATTAGGTCAGAAGATTTGCGGGGCAAAAAACCAGAAGATATTTTAACAGCTGTTGATGCGGCTAAAGTGCGTCAGCACTATGCTGACTGTGTACGCTTTGGCAAAACGATTTCCTATGAACAATGCTTACAGTTTCAGGGAGTAAGCACTTGGTGGAGTACAACGCTTACGCCACTACGAGATACTAACTCCAAAATTTATCGATTGATTGGCACTAGTAGCAATATCACTGCGGCAAAACAAACAGCACAAGCCAGGGAAATTCAAGCGGAAGGCGCGCAGATTTTAGCCGCAATTGCCCAAAGGATTCAGGAATCTTTGGATTTAGAAACAATCCTTTATCAAACTGCCAAAGATTTACGACAGTGTTTAAAATGCGATCGCATTCTGATTTATCAAATCAAATCAGACAATAATGGGGCGATTGTTGCAGAATCAACTGTATTGCCTGATATTTCCCTCTTGGGAAAACACTTCCGTGATCCTTGCTTTCAAGGTAAAAATAAGGAATCTCAGGGGCGATGTTGTCTAGAAATTATTGAAGATATATATGCAGCAGGAGTGAAACCTTGCCAGAGGGATTTCCTCGCCTCCATGCAGGTGAGGGCGAATATAGTCATGCCAATAGCCTTAAAACCAGACTTATGGGGGCTGTTAATTGCTCAATACTGCTATGAACCACACCAATGGCAGCAAATAGAAATTGACTTACTCAAGCAACTAGCCACCCAGTTGGGTATAGGCATTCAAAATGCGAAACTACAACAGCAACTAAAACAACTGCAAGCCAAGCTAACAACACACAAACATGAGCAGCAAGCCCAGGTAAAACAGACAGACAAATTTCAAGCACTAGTTTTAAATATTACAGAAAAAACCCGTGATTACGGCGAGGAAACGCAAGTTTTAGCAACAGTCACTCAAGAATTAGCCAATTTATTCCAACTAGAATCTTGCTACATCGAACTTTATAGCACTGACTGCACCGTAGCTAGTGTAGTTCATGAATATGCAGCTAACCAGCCCACATACCAGGGACTCACTAGACAAATTGCAGACTTTAGCGAAATCTATGAACCACTATTGCAAAAACAGCATTTTCAAACCATAGAAATTGTCCCTGGTTGGCATCCTCAATTACTGGTTATTACCCAACTGGCTTGTCCCATTTTCGATGCTCAAGGGATGCTGGGTAATCTGTGGCTGATTCGACCCATACAACAAATGCTGACTCAATCAGAAATTTGCCTAGTACAAACTTTAGCAAATCTATGTGCGATCGCCATTCGCCAGGCCAAGTTAGACGCAACTAACCAAGCACGACTGAAAAAATTAGAACAACGAGAAAACCTGACCAACAAATTTCTCAGAAAACTTTCTCAAGAACTGCGGACACCAATAACTAGTATTAGCCTAGCAGCGCAAACCCTCGAAACTGTCCTCTCACCCTCAATTACCTTAGATGAAATCATCCCCCAGCTTTTACAGATTCTACATAATGAGTGTGGCAGAGAAAGCAAATTAATTAACGACTTGCTGACACTTACCTATCTACAAACCAAACCAGAACCGCCTACACTCATTTCCATCGACTTCCAAACCTGGCTTCCCCCCATCGTTGAATCCTTCCGTGACCTCACCAGTTGTCAGCAACAGCGATTACACCTGATAATTGAGCCAGGCTTACCGCGTTTAGAAACAGATATTACCGAACTAGAGCGGATTCTTACCGAACTACTCAGTCATACCTGCAAATATACTCCGGCTGGCGAATCAATTACAGTTTCCGCCCAACTCACAGATAATACTGTGCAACTAAGTATTAGCAATTCTGGCTTAGAAATTCCTACTCATGTGCGATCGCGCATCTTCGAGCCGTTCTATCATATTTCTAACAACGATCCTTGGAAATATAGTGGTACTGGCTTGGAAATGGCATTAGTCCAGAAAATGGTCAGGCATTTAGGCGGCTCCATTTCTGTCGAGAGTAGTCATGGTCAAACTACTTTTATGATCAGATTTCCCGCCTCACTCAGCTAAATCTTGGCAGAACTACAGAATTTTGTTAATATAGTGATTGGTGTGGGTGACTAGCTCAACGGTAGAGCAGTAGACTCTTAATCTATTGGTTGCGGGTTCAAATCCCTCGTCACCCACTTATTCCAAGGCCACCCTCAAACAATAAATTAAGTCTTCAGGCTGACAAGTTACTTTAGTACTTCATAACCCCCAGCGTTATTCTGTAGGGTGTTTCTAATTCTTTAATAGGGTGGATAGCCAAAATCATCTTCATCAGGATAAATATAGGAACTAGAAACCCCAGCCATCGCCATTTTCGGAGTTTCTGTTCTGACAGGTTCCTTCCCAAAATCTTTGTAATCTTCAAATGTTTTACAAATAATTGCCGATTCGGGCGCGTCGGAAGCTATCAGGTAATTAGTCAGATTAGCAATTGATGGATGCTCATAATCTACGGTCGAAGCCACCAAAACTGTATTTGGTTCAATTCCTCTTTCTTCACACTCAATAATCGGGCAGAAAATACCGTGAGCATGGAACAAAGGCCCCTTCGGCGTTATTGGCTGCTTGCGGTATAAAGCATAAGCTCTTTCTATCTCCGCCACAAAGCCACTAACTACTTTGCCTTGTTGAAATTCACAATAAGTCTTGCTAAAACTTGCCCCGGCTGCACCATTTAAGGTTAATTGCAGTGGTGATTCATGCAGAAACTTTTTATTTTCACCAACCAAGAAAATTAGATAACGTGTAAAGGTTTTAAATTTGAGTTTATCTGCCAAAAACGCATCATAATTTTCCTTCAAAGTTCCCAATTTGATCCCAGTCTCTCTGTCTTTAACAGACAAAGGCCCCCGCCGCACTATCACTATTCGGGGAGTCGCACTAATGAAAACTGTTTCGATACCGGAACTAAACTCATGTTCCACCTTTTCCCAATTTTCATCTGGCTGAAAACCCACAGCTTGAGCATTATCCAGCTTAATCGCTAAACCGTGATGCTGCATACCATCTGTGCCATACCGAGGATTAATCATCTGACACCAAGGGATGACTTGAGAAGGGGGTGCATTAAATTTTTCGTCCTCAAAGTCGAACTTAGCAGATGCTTTCATCGTTTTAGGCTGCGGGGTGTTTTTCTGGGGAAATTCGTCGGCACAATACCGGCATATGAAGGCAGTTAAAGAAACCAACCTATTGCTTTTCCAGATTAAGACAGAATCAATCTATGTTGCAATCCCTGTTTTGTTTTTTAACAACAACTTCATCCCCGCATTTACCGTATTTTCCCCAGTTAACACCTGATGTTCCCAAAAACCGCCTCAACCCTTAATTTTTTATTAAGTCGGCGGTAGTGACTCCGGTGGTGCTTCTGCGGGGGGAGCGAGTACCGCATCAGGGGCAATTTCTTCCACGGGAATTGGTTCCTTGTCCTCAGACTCAGGATGTGGTTGAGCGGCTTCCACCAATTCAGGGGCTGGGGGATTGGGTGGAATCACTTCTGGGACAATTTCTGTGGTGGAGTCAGTATCAGTAGACAATACTGCTGCTGGTGGTTCTGTAGTAGTTGTTGGTGATGAAGTCTCTGTAGTGGTAACGGTCTCCTCAGTAGATTTTTCCGTTTTATCAACAATTTCAACAGATGGTTTTGTTGTAGTTTGTACTGGAGCAGTTGTAACTTTTTGATTACCCGTCTGTTGTACTTTATTTTTCAAACCACTAAAAGTGCTACCAATATCTTGTTGTAACTGGGCAACTTTTTCCTGAAGAGAAAACTTAGCAGCTTGTTCTTGGATAGTTGACTGTATCACCTCAGGACTTGGTACGGTGGTTTGTTGTGCTAGGGGAGTCACCTGGCGACGCAATGAAAGAGTTTGCCAGCCAAACCAAACTAGGAGTGCCACACTAGCCACATGACCCAGTAAGAGACCTCCAGAAATTTTTGGTGCGAAAATCCACAAAACTAGGGCATAAAAAAGCCCTACTCCACTCCAAATAAAATCATTTTTACGGTGGATTTCCGGAAAAAAGAAAGCTGCAATGTAGATTGCTAAACTACCAAGGCCAACCACCAAGGCTAGGATATTTGCCAGCATTTTTTGGTTACTCCTTTTACTAGGGATTGGGTATTGGGGACTGGGGATTGGGAATGGGGTATTAGGGACTGAAAATATGTCACACTTTCTTCTCTCATGCCCTATTACTCAGCACCCAGTCCCCAATCCCTAGCCCCCAATTTCGCAAATTTTACAAGTTAATTGTTGATTTGGATACAAATTAAAACTATTTATCTGTGTTACTAGTGAGCTTTTATTCTTTAAATTAACTCTTAATGTCTTCTTTAGGGGAGAAGAGAAAAACTCGGTCTACCCTTAAAGATGAAAGAACCTGCAAGAGTTAGCCAAACATAGTTTATGACACTACAAAGCTTTGGTGTGATTGGTTTAGCCGTTATGGGCGAGAATATCGCTCTAAACGTGGAGCGTAATGGCTTCCCAATTGCAGTTTATAACCGTTCCAGAGAGAAAACCGATGCTTTCATGGCACAGCGTGCTGGTGGACGCAACGTTAAAGCTGCTTTTACCCTGGAAGAGTTTGTTGCTGCACTAGAACGTCCCCGCAAGATTCTAGTGATGGTGCAAGCTGGTAAACCAGTGGATGCAGTAATTCAGCAGCTCAAGCCTCTACTAGATGAAGGCGATATCATCATCGACGGTGGTAACTCTTGGTTTGAAGATACCCAAAGACGGACTCAAGAACTAGAACCAGCAGGCTTACGCTTCCTGGGGATGGGTGTCAGTGGTGGTGAAGAAGGCGCACTCAATGGCCCTTCACTGATGCCCGGTGGTACACAAAGTTCTTACGAGTATCTGTCCCCCATTTTCAACAAAATTGCTGCTCAAGTTGATGATGGCCCTTGTGTAACTTATGTTGGCCCTGGTGGTTCCGGTCACTATGTCAAAATGGTACACAACGGTATTGAGTATGGCGATATGCAGTTGATTGCAGAAGCCTACGACTTGCTGAAAACTGCTGGTGGGCTGGATGCTAAACAACTACATGAAGTATTTGCCCAATGGAATACTACCGATGAACTCAATTCATTTTTGATTGAGATTACAGCCAATATCTTCCCCTATGTTGACCCAGATACCAAGTTACCCTTGGTGGATTTGATTGTTGATGCAGCTGGTCAAAAGGGAACTGGACGCTGGACTGTACAAACTGCTTTGGAATTGGGTGTTTCTATCCCCACCATTACAGCAGCAGTGAATGCTCGGATTATCTCTTCCATTCGAGATGAGCGCATAGCAGCATCTAAGCAGTTGACAGGCCCTAGTGGCAAATATGACGGCGATACCAAAGAGTTTATTAACAAAGTCCGGGATGCACTTTACTGCTCCAAGATTTGTTCTTATGCTCAAGGGATGGCTTTGCTATCTACAGCTTCCACAACATTTAATTGGAATTTGAATCTGAGTGAATTGGCGCGGATTTGGAAAGGTGGTTGTATTATTCGCGCTGGCTTCTTGAATAAGATTAAGAAGGCATTTAACGAAAATCCCGCATTACCCAACTTGCTACTCGCTCCAGAATTTAAGCAAACAATTCTCGACAGACAAGCAGCTTGGCGGGAAGTAATCATCACTGCGGCTAAACTCGGAATCCCAGTACCCGCATTTAGTGCATCCTTGGATTATTTTGACAGCTATCGCCGCGATCGCCTACCCCAGAACCTCACACAGGCACAACGCGACTACTTCGGCGCACACACCTACTTGCGTACCGATAAAGCTGGCGCTTTCCACACTGAATGGGTTCCCATTGCTGAAGCCAAGAAATAAGCTGGTAATTCTCTAAATTCTGAACTTAATTTATTAGTGGCTCTAAATATTAGAGTCACTTTTTTATCAAGTTAAGTCCTCTCGTACAGTCACACAAGAAAACCTGGATAATTTAGCCGTTATTATTCCCAAGATATTTAGCTTTTAATTCTTCTAACTCTAAATCAATTGCACTCTTAGCAGAATTATTATTAGTTGCAGGTTGTGGTTGTATATTTTGTGGTTTTGATTTCCCACCAGGCAAAAATTGCGTTTTCAATTCCTCTAATTCCAAGTCAATTTGACTCTGGGTTTTTGACACAGGTTGTGGGGGAGGATTTTGTGGGACTTGATGACTAGGTTTTGCTGGTGTAGTTGCTACTGGTGAATGCTGATTTAAATCCTTTAAAACTTCCTCTACAGTTTGATAGCGTCTTGCGGGAACGCTTGCTGTCATTTTGTTGATAATTTGAGATAGATAATTGCTAACTTGTGGTTTTACATATTGCTGCCATACCCAGGTATCATTGTTGGTGTCGTAGGAATCAAAAGGCGATCTCCCAGTCAACAAATTAATACAAGTGACTCCTAAACTATAAATATCGCTGGCAAATATAGCCCTACCCCGCATTTGTTCTGGTGCTACATATTCAGGACTACCAATACTTGTCCCAGTTTGATTTAAGGCTGTATTAGTGGCAGATTTAGAAGCACCAAAATCTACTACAACTAGTTTGTTATCACTATTACGTAAGATAATATTTTCTGGCTTAATATCCCGATGAATCACCTGTCTGTTATGACAAAATTGCAATACAGGCAACAAATCATTTAATAGTTGAATGGTTCGCGTTTCACTGAAAACACCTTTATGTGCTAGTTCCTGCGCCAAGTTTAGCCCGTCAATAAATTCTTGTACTAAGTATTGGCGATCGTCTTGGGTAAAGTATGCCAAAAGTTCGGGAATCTGCGGATGCTTACCCAATTCGTCTAACTGTATGGCTTCTTGAGTAAATAATTCCACAGCTTTCTGGACTGTGTTAGTACCTTGAGCTTGGGGATAAAATTGCTTAATGACACAGCGAGGTTTGGAGGGTTTATCTTCATCCACTGCTAAGAAAGTTCTGCCAAAACCACCTTGTCCGATGGGTTTGATAGCCCGATAGCGTTCTTTTAGATGTAGCTTAGAACCACAACTTAGGCAAAATTTCACATCATGAGGATTTTCAGGCTTGGGACAACGGGGGTTAAGACAGTAGCTCATTGGTGGGATGGTGTTCACATCGCTCTTACTGTCTTTATTTTGCCTTGTGCTAGCCCAGAGTGGTTATGTTCGTCAAGCGGACTGAGTCAGCACTCTGTTGAGCCGATGTCACCAGATTGTGTAATAATAAGCCGATCGCTAGAGTAATAAGTTACCGACTGTGCAATCAACGGATAATATCAACGACCTGGCAGCAGCCTTACAACAGCCTGCGGATCTCACTTTTGAACTGCCCGATCCCGAAGATGAACAGATTCCAGAGTCAGATTTCCAACAGCAGTTGGATGTAGCTTGGCAGGTATGCGATCGCTTTGATTTGCAAACCGAAATCTGGCGGGGAAGAATCTTAAGGGCAATCCGCGACAGAGAAAAGAAAGGTGGCGACGGACGTGGTACTGGTTTTCTCAATTGGCTCAAGGAACGAGAAATCAGTAAGAGTCAAGCTTATGCTTGGATTCAACTGGCCAATAGTGCTGATACTCTCCTAGAAGAGGGCAAGCTTGAGCCAAGCGCGGTGAATAATTTTAGTAAACGGGCTTTTGTGGAAACCTCCAAAGCCTCCCCAGAAGTGCAACAAATGGTCAGTGAAGCCGCCAGCAAAGGCGATCGCATCACTAGGCGCGAAGTCCGTCAACTCACGGACGAATGGACGGCGATGTCTTCAGATTTATTACCAGAACCAGTCAAGGTAAAAGCCGCAGAAAATTCCCTTCCTCCGCGCTACATTGCCCCTCTGGTGAAGGAAATGGAAAAACTGCCAGAATCACACCAAAAGTTCATCCAGCGTGAAATAGCTGCCAATCCCGACGTTGATACCCTCAAACAAGCCACAACAGAGGCACGACAATTAGGCAAATATCTCAAATCCGCCGCCCAAGTCCAAGCTTTAACAGAGAATGATGTAGATATTGAAACAGCCCTAGAAGAAGCCCAAAGGGTCGGCTGTCTAAGTGTAGCGGCTGATTTAGTCAATCAAGCATCCCAAATAGAACAAACTATTGCCAAGTTATACATGACTTGGAAACGCATCAGTAATTTAGCAGATAGATTATATGTAGATACTGGTGCAAGTACTCCCAACTTGCGATCGCTCCTCAGTTGCATAGAACCCTTGGGTGGTGAAGTTATGGAAGTGCAACTCAGTGGCGCAACTGAACACACAGTCCGTTTGCAAATTCAGGAAACGAATTAGACACGATTAATCGCGTCTGTACAATTTCTATTCTGTACAAGCTGACGAATGTAGTGTTGGAGTATGAGGATTTACAGTAGGTGCTTGCGCCACCAGTACTATATTACCGTCGCGATCTATTTGCCAGCCTTGTGCTTCTAAAATTTGGGGAGAGACGTTCAAATTATCCTGCTGTGCGTGTTGTTCAGGAATACTATCAGCACTACTTTCTATCTGTGTCGGTAATGCAGCCCAACCTACCAACACAGCATCATCAATCAGCGTATCCGTAGGGCTAGATGCAATTCCTCCTCTTCCTGTAGAAACAAATGAACTTCTTTGCGAAATTCGACTAGGATGACAACTAGCAACAATTTTCTCAGAAGTATCAATGATATTTCTCGGCAATTCTATTAACCCTTTACTAGGATCAGCATCAGGTGTATTAATTTGTACGATGCCATTGAATGAAGGGTTTTCCTGAGAAAAAGCTGTAATATCATTACTAGGAAGCTTATTTGGGTCTAGTTTTTTAGGATTTTCAGTTGCTAGCAACTTTACTAATTCGGCACGATTACGAGGTACAAACCCCAAAACACTATTAGTATTTATAGTGATTTTCCCACCACTACCAGAGAATGCGTTGGCGGTGATATCACTATTTTCATTAGGAGTGCCAATAATAAAACCATTAGGTGCATTGATGATAATATTACCCCCATCGCCTCGCCCAGATGTGATACCTGCATTTGTGGAGATTTGGCTGTTACGGCGCATCAGTAGAGTGTTTTGCACCTGGATCTCAATATTACCACCTTGACCTGATTCACTATTTGATAAAAGTTTTCCCTGGTTATCCAGAACTATAGAACGAGCAGTTATGTTTAGTTCCCCAGCAGAGCCTAAATTGCTATTATCAACTCTCAGTCCAGCAAATTTTAAAACGACGCTGCCAACAGCTACTTCAGATGAATCTTTTACAGTCAATTTTCCTGTAATTATCATTAACTTGCCAGCATTACCATAACTATTTGTAGAAGCGGACAAAGAACTAGGAACATTTCTGGCTTTGCCACTTATTTCTACAGAATCAGCAGCATTGACTATTAAATCTCCTCCTGCTCCTGTAGCTAATATTATTCTTTCGTTATTAAAATCTGGTAACCCAAGGGAACTGGTAGATATGTTTCCCCCAACTTGGACAATTAATCTTTTTGTATTAATTGTGATATCACCCGCTTTACCATCAGACGCAGTTGAACTTGTCAATGCACTGGGTTCAACACGATTTGTATTCGGTACAAGAAAGCCACCAATCACTTCTACAGATTCAGCCGCGTTGATAACCAAATTTCCACCTGCTCCCTGAGCGAAAGTGAATGTTAATATTTGCGCCCCATTACGAATTACTAATTTGTTTGCGTCAATCGTTATATCTCCAGCTTTATTGAAACCCAATGTTTGAGTCGATAAGCGGACATCACGGCCATTCATCTCTACAGCTTTACCTTGGATATGAATATTACCGCCTCCATCACCGCCCACATCTATTTGAGATGGAAATGCAGAACCATCAACAGTTCTTTGAATTAATCGTATGTCTTGAAAATCTTGAATACCTTGATATCCCAATATCCAACCTTGATTTACTAGACTTAGACTGACGTAACTATTACTTCCTACACTTCCTAGTTCAATGCGACCCAAAGGAGCAGTCAGATTCCCACCTTCCATGATCAAGCCAGCACCAACTAAAGCTAGGGTTTTACCTGGTTTCACTTGCAGACCAACTGGCTCAAAAAGACTATTCATAGCTCCATTAGGGCTTGTTTGAGATTGATTATGAATAGAACCTGGATTTGCACCAAATTGTAAACCAATCGGAACACTAATTGATAAAGGAGATGGTACAAGGGATAACTCTCTTGTACTATAATTTCTTCTATCAGCGAAAATCAAAGTATCTGCCGTAGTCGCTACGAATGAACCGCCAATATTCAAAGAAGCATTAGAACCAAAAATAATGCCGTTAGGATTAATCAGAAAAAGATTGGCTTCATATTGGCTTTTCAGAATGCCATCAATCTGAGAAATAGAATTACCCGTCACTCGGCTAATAATATTTTTTACATCCACAGCATTTTTAAACTCGGCTGTAATTCCTTGAGCTACAGAAAACTGCTCAAAACTGTGGAAAAGATTATCTCCGGCTCTAGTTCCACCTTCAATAGAAATAATATTATTGTGTGTATTAATTTGGGAATTATTAATTAGTGTATTATCATGAACAACTTGCGCGACAGCATAATCTGTCATGCAGGTTAATACGCCGGCGATCGCAACTCCTAGCTTGGGAATCCAGACCCAAAAATTATTCATGTATGCTATTACACCTTTTCAGCCTTTACTATTTACCCAACACTAAAAATATTAGGGCTAGGTTTATTAATTGACATCTCAATTAATTCAACCAATATTTTGATGCTATGAGCTTCAACCCGGCTGATGATATTTTGATATGCAAATAATATACCGTAGGATATCAAAAATGTTTTACTCCTACGGTAGCAATTTTATTTTATTGAATTATCGATGTAGTAAGAACAGAAACAGCATGATCATGTTGCTATTTCTTTGAGTTTTGATACATAGAAACATTAAACTTCTCAAAAATTAACTTGCTATCGATGATATCGTGATTAATATTCATCAATAAGCACCATATTTTATTAATCACATATCAAACCTTTAGGAGTCATAACACAGCCCATTGGGGCTACTCTTACGGGAGAGTTCGCTTTTGTTTGCTGGTCAGCTTGTTCTTCTAAATCATTATTTGTTAAGGTTTGCTCTTCTTGAACACTCTCTACTAAAGAAATATTATCACTGAAAAAATTAGTATAAATATTTTCAATGCTATCTACTAATTCGTTTTGAAAGTCTGTTTGTGGCTGTTTTTGTGTTGGAGAATTCATGATTGTGTTTATCCTTACAAGTTATTAACTGAGTTGGGTGATTTTTTTGATGACCTAAATAATTCATCAGTCCGGCTTATGAGAATTACGGTTATAGTTACATAACTTTACTGATAATCAATCATAAATCATGGGATGTACTCAATTTTTCATACCAGTAGCAGCAATACCTTGGATAAACTGACGCTGACCGATAAGAAATAGCACCATTACAGGTACAGTTGCAATTGTGACTGCTGCCATCATCAAAGGCCAATTATTGGTAAACTGCTCCTGAAACTCCGCCAATGCTAGCTGCACCGTTCTTAATTCTGGTCTGGTGGTGAAAACCAAAGGTTTAAATAAATCATTCCATTCAGCAATAAAGGTGAACAGAAACAGCGTCACCAAAGCGGGGCGAGCCAGAGGTAACATCACTTGCCACAAAATTTGTATCCGGTTCGCTCCATCGATGGTTGCGGCTTCTTCCAACTCTACGGGAATTGTCTGGAAATATTGACGTAAAAGGAAAATGCCAAAGCCATTAACAGCAGTTGGTAAAATTAGCGCTCCGTAGGTATTAATCAAGTGTCCCCACTTCAACACCAAGAAGATGGGAATCACTAGTAATTGAAAAGGGATAATTAAAGTCGCTAAAACAATCAAAAGTAGTATTTGCCTACCCCGGAATTTCAGTCTCGCTAGGGCGTAGCCAGCTAGCGCTGAAGTGACAATCTGAAATGCCGTCACTGCGATCGCTACCAAGGTAGAATTAGCGAATGCCAACAAGAACTTACCTCGTTGCCAAGCATCGTGGTAATTAGCTAATGACCAATTATTTTTGGGCAAAAGTTCTAAATTTGAACCTGGAGGTGCAAAAGAAGTGAGAAAAACCACAAACAGTGGCAACAGCACAATCAATGCCCCCAGCAGTAGCGCTGCTAGACTCCAAAAATCAGCAGATTTCCAATTCCAGTTTAGTTTGGTCATGAGTTAGATCGCCAAGCACTTGTTTCTTTGGTAATACAGTATCGAACTCAGCAACCGCTAATCTATAACATAGGCAATTGTTAAGTAAAATTAAACCACAGTGAGCATTACCTTAAATTCATAGGGTAAATTAAAGTCTGGTATCAAATAATTCAGGTTTACAGGAGTAAACATATCATGCAGCAGGTTGCAGCCGATTTAGAAATCGATTTCAAGAGCGAAAAATATAAAGATGCCTATAGTCGCATAAATGCGATCGTGATTGAAGGGGAACAAGAAGCATATGAGAATTACATTCAACTATCCCAACTGCTGCCAGACGATAAAGAAGACCTAATTCGCCTCTCGAAAATGGAAAGTCGCCACAAAAAAGGATTTGAAGCTTGTGGACGGAACCTGCAAGTATCCCCAGACATAGAGTTCGCTAAAGAATTCTTTGCCGGGCTACACGGTAATTTCCAAAAAGCGGCAGCTGAAGGTAAAGTTGTCACTTGCCTATTGATTCAATCCCTGATTATTGAATGTTTTGCGATCGCCGCATACAATATCTACATCCCCGTGGCTGACGATTTCGCCCGTAAAATCACTGAGGGTGTAGTTAAAGATGAATACAGTCACCTCAACTTCGGCGAAGTTTGGTTACAGAAAAATTTCGCTCAATCAAAAGCAGAACTAGAAGAAGCTAATCGTCATAATCTTCCCATAGTCTGGAAAATGCTCAATCAAGTTGCCGATGATGCGGCAGTCTTAGCTATGGAAAAAGAAGCCCTAGTGGAAGATTTTATGATTCAGTACGGCGAAGCACTAAGTAATATTGGCTTCACAACCAGAGATATTATGCGGATGTCAGCCTACGGACTCACAGCAG contains:
- a CDS encoding sensor histidine kinase, with protein sequence MNINPVDSAIKLKQQSHPHILFGTEVDEHSSGEQLLLSMYDSVQTSIFVVDVLQDGDFQYVALNPTHERWVGIRSEDLRGKKPEDILTAVDAAKVRQHYADCVRFGKTISYEQCLQFQGVSTWWSTTLTPLRDTNSKIYRLIGTSSNITAAKQTAQAREIQAEGAQILAAIAQRIQESLDLETILYQTAKDLRQCLKCDRILIYQIKSDNNGAIVAESTVLPDISLLGKHFRDPCFQGKNKESQGRCCLEIIEDIYAAGVKPCQRDFLASMQVRANIVMPIALKPDLWGLLIAQYCYEPHQWQQIEIDLLKQLATQLGIGIQNAKLQQQLKQLQAKLTTHKHEQQAQVKQTDKFQALVLNITEKTRDYGEETQVLATVTQELANLFQLESCYIELYSTDCTVASVVHEYAANQPTYQGLTRQIADFSEIYEPLLQKQHFQTIEIVPGWHPQLLVITQLACPIFDAQGMLGNLWLIRPIQQMLTQSEICLVQTLANLCAIAIRQAKLDATNQARLKKLEQRENLTNKFLRKLSQELRTPITSISLAAQTLETVLSPSITLDEIIPQLLQILHNECGRESKLINDLLTLTYLQTKPEPPTLISIDFQTWLPPIVESFRDLTSCQQQRLHLIIEPGLPRLETDITELERILTELLSHTCKYTPAGESITVSAQLTDNTVQLSISNSGLEIPTHVRSRIFEPFYHISNNDPWKYSGTGLEMALVQKMVRHLGGSISVESSHGQTTFMIRFPASLS
- a CDS encoding DUF5895 domain-containing protein, whose protein sequence is MKASAKFDFEDEKFNAPPSQVIPWCQMINPRYGTDGMQHHGLAIKLDNAQAVGFQPDENWEKVEHEFSSGIETVFISATPRIVIVRRGPLSVKDRETGIKLGTLKENYDAFLADKLKFKTFTRYLIFLVGENKKFLHESPLQLTLNGAAGASFSKTYCEFQQGKVVSGFVAEIERAYALYRKQPITPKGPLFHAHGIFCPIIECEERGIEPNTVLVASTVDYEHPSIANLTNYLIASDAPESAIICKTFEDYKDFGKEPVRTETPKMAMAGVSSSYIYPDEDDFGYPPY
- a CDS encoding Ycf66 family protein — translated: MLANILALVVGLGSLAIYIAAFFFPEIHRKNDFIWSGVGLFYALVLWIFAPKISGGLLLGHVASVALLVWFGWQTLSLRRQVTPLAQQTTVPSPEVIQSTIQEQAAKFSLQEKVAQLQQDIGSTFSGLKNKVQQTGNQKVTTAPVQTTTKPSVEIVDKTEKSTEETVTTTETSSPTTTTEPPAAVLSTDTDSTTEIVPEVIPPNPPAPELVEAAQPHPESEDKEPIPVEEIAPDAVLAPPAEAPPESLPPT
- the gndA gene encoding NADP-dependent phosphogluconate dehydrogenase, encoding MTLQSFGVIGLAVMGENIALNVERNGFPIAVYNRSREKTDAFMAQRAGGRNVKAAFTLEEFVAALERPRKILVMVQAGKPVDAVIQQLKPLLDEGDIIIDGGNSWFEDTQRRTQELEPAGLRFLGMGVSGGEEGALNGPSLMPGGTQSSYEYLSPIFNKIAAQVDDGPCVTYVGPGGSGHYVKMVHNGIEYGDMQLIAEAYDLLKTAGGLDAKQLHEVFAQWNTTDELNSFLIEITANIFPYVDPDTKLPLVDLIVDAAGQKGTGRWTVQTALELGVSIPTITAAVNARIISSIRDERIAASKQLTGPSGKYDGDTKEFINKVRDALYCSKICSYAQGMALLSTASTTFNWNLNLSELARIWKGGCIIRAGFLNKIKKAFNENPALPNLLLAPEFKQTILDRQAAWREVIITAAKLGIPVPAFSASLDYFDSYRRDRLPQNLTQAQRDYFGAHTYLRTDKAGAFHTEWVPIAEAKK
- a CDS encoding serine/threonine-protein kinase is translated as MSYCLNPRCPKPENPHDVKFCLSCGSKLHLKERYRAIKPIGQGGFGRTFLAVDEDKPSKPRCVIKQFYPQAQGTNTVQKAVELFTQEAIQLDELGKHPQIPELLAYFTQDDRQYLVQEFIDGLNLAQELAHKGVFSETRTIQLLNDLLPVLQFCHNRQVIHRDIKPENIILRNSDNKLVVVDFGASKSATNTALNQTGTSIGSPEYVAPEQMRGRAIFASDIYSLGVTCINLLTGRSPFDSYDTNNDTWVWQQYVKPQVSNYLSQIINKMTASVPARRYQTVEEVLKDLNQHSPVATTPAKPSHQVPQNPPPQPVSKTQSQIDLELEELKTQFLPGGKSKPQNIQPQPATNNNSAKSAIDLELEELKAKYLGNNNG